In one Deltaproteobacteria bacterium genomic region, the following are encoded:
- the nhaA gene encoding Na+/H+ antiporter NhaA has protein sequence MNRNSQDELIKKITESVIRPFERFFKREATSGIILILAAAAAMIIANSPLHDAYHHLWETSLGFSLGSFTLEKSLHHWINDGLMAIFFFVVGLEIKREILIGELASPRKAALPIAAAIGGMVMPAAFYIFLNTGKAGAPGWAIPMATDIAFALGCLALLGKGIPSGILIFLTALAIVDDLGGILVIALFYTDQLSISALIEALILLALSFMMNRFGVRKTFPYVLVGLFLWLALLKSGIHATVAGILLAMTIPASTAIRHSEFIRKIEEQLCFLQGKDENASYCALELDEAEKQSVIQSLEQAISDAEAPLEHIEHSLHPWVIYLIMPLFAFANAGLKLDMESLTGSLAHPVFLGTILGLVAGKQIGIFLFSWLTVKSGIASLPEGVRWSHIYGVSILAGIGFTMSLFIGNLAFHDNQAMLETAKLGILVASILSGILGMLVLKKVT, from the coding sequence GTGAACAGAAATTCTCAGGACGAATTAATTAAAAAAATCACTGAATCCGTTATCAGGCCCTTTGAACGATTCTTTAAAAGAGAGGCCACAAGCGGTATTATCCTCATACTGGCTGCCGCTGCTGCCATGATTATTGCCAACTCACCACTGCATGATGCCTATCACCATCTATGGGAAACGTCTCTCGGCTTTTCTTTAGGCTCTTTTACACTTGAAAAAAGTCTTCATCACTGGATCAACGACGGTCTTATGGCCATTTTCTTTTTTGTTGTGGGCCTTGAAATCAAACGGGAAATCCTTATAGGGGAACTGGCATCTCCCCGCAAGGCAGCCCTGCCCATTGCAGCGGCCATTGGAGGAATGGTCATGCCTGCCGCCTTCTATATTTTCCTTAATACCGGTAAAGCAGGTGCCCCGGGGTGGGCCATCCCTATGGCAACCGACATTGCCTTTGCTCTTGGCTGCCTTGCACTCCTTGGCAAGGGAATTCCCTCTGGCATACTGATCTTCCTGACAGCCCTTGCCATTGTTGACGACCTGGGCGGTATCCTCGTTATCGCTCTTTTTTATACTGACCAGCTTTCGATCTCGGCCCTCATTGAAGCCCTTATTCTCCTTGCCCTCTCTTTTATGATGAACCGCTTTGGCGTGAGAAAAACCTTCCCCTATGTGCTTGTGGGCCTTTTCCTCTGGCTTGCGCTTTTAAAATCAGGCATACACGCTACGGTTGCAGGCATACTCCTAGCCATGACTATCCCGGCATCTACTGCAATCAGACATTCCGAGTTCATCAGGAAAATTGAAGAGCAACTTTGCTTTCTTCAGGGAAAGGATGAAAATGCTTCATACTGTGCCCTCGAACTTGATGAGGCAGAGAAACAATCGGTCATTCAATCCCTCGAGCAAGCTATATCCGATGCAGAAGCGCCACTGGAACACATCGAACACTCCCTTCACCCCTGGGTGATTTACCTCATTATGCCCCTTTTTGCTTTTGCCAATGCGGGACTTAAACTCGACATGGAAAGCCTAACCGGCTCACTTGCTCACCCTGTATTTTTAGGCACCATTCTCGGTCTTGTCGCAGGAAAACAGATAGGTATATTTCTCTTTTCATGGCTTACCGTTAAATCGGGCATTGCCAGTCTTCCCGAAGGGGTTCGGTGGAGCCATATTTACGGCGTCAGCATACTGGCCGGTATCGGTTTTACCATGTCCCTCTTTATAGGCAACCTCGCCTTCCATGATAATCAGGCCATGCTTGAGACGGCAAAGCTGGGCATCCTGGTTGCGTCTATTCTTTCCGGCATTTTAGGCATGCTTGTATTGAAAAAAGTTACATGA
- a CDS encoding carboxymuconolactone decarboxylase family protein produces MATIKMVPEEEATGRVKEIYEEIKSELGIDFVPNLYKVMAAKPAYLELNWQRSKEIMGKEGKLDRLTKEVIAVAVSAVNACDYULEVHTSAVRKLGLDDEAILELMAVVDLFAGFNKLMDGLQVEPDEKPWYG; encoded by the coding sequence ATGGCTACCATCAAGATGGTTCCCGAAGAGGAAGCCACAGGCAGGGTCAAGGAGATATACGAAGAGATAAAATCTGAACTCGGTATTGACTTTGTTCCCAATCTCTATAAAGTAATGGCTGCAAAACCGGCTTACCTTGAACTCAACTGGCAGCGAAGCAAAGAGATCATGGGCAAAGAGGGAAAGCTGGACCGGCTGACGAAAGAAGTTATCGCCGTCGCAGTCTCAGCTGTCAATGCCTGCGATTACTGACTGGAGGTTCATACTTCCGCGGTGCGGAAGTTAGGGCTGGATGATGAAGCAATACTGGAACTAATGGCCGTTGTCGACCTCTTTGCCGGTTTTAACAAGCTCATGGACGGCCTTCAGGTAGAACCCGATGAAAAACCATGGTATGGCTGA
- a CDS encoding arsenite methyltransferase, producing MKDLNDEEIKEAVRKTYGKIAEAEDSCACWHPSTSQNSSCCAPGVSTAPTSTAEGASARLGYSEEELKSAPIGANMGLGCGNPQAIAAIKKGETVVDLGSGGGFDCFLAARAVGKKGKVIGVDMTPEMVSKARENVIKSGFDNVEFRLGEMENLPVHDSSVDVIISNCVINLATDKEKVYSEAFRILKGGGRLAIMDIVVTAELPEKLRKNIALFTGCVAGATQMDHLKKILERVGFSKIKIKSRDESKEFIRYWVPGSKIEDYILSASIEAVKP from the coding sequence ATGAAAGATTTGAATGACGAAGAAATCAAAGAGGCGGTACGTAAGACCTACGGAAAGATCGCAGAGGCGGAGGATTCCTGCGCCTGCTGGCATCCCTCTACGTCACAAAACTCCTCCTGCTGTGCTCCCGGGGTGTCCACAGCGCCCACCTCCACAGCTGAAGGTGCATCGGCCCGGCTCGGTTATTCCGAGGAAGAGCTTAAAAGCGCTCCTATCGGAGCCAATATGGGGCTCGGCTGTGGAAATCCTCAGGCCATTGCAGCGATCAAAAAAGGAGAAACCGTTGTCGATCTGGGAAGTGGTGGTGGCTTTGACTGCTTTCTGGCTGCAAGGGCCGTCGGTAAAAAGGGCAAGGTCATCGGCGTCGACATGACACCTGAGATGGTAAGCAAGGCAAGAGAAAATGTAATCAAGAGCGGCTTTGATAACGTGGAATTTCGTCTGGGGGAGATGGAGAACCTCCCCGTCCATGACAGTTCTGTCGATGTTATTATCTCCAATTGCGTTATCAACCTGGCAACTGATAAGGAGAAGGTCTACAGTGAGGCCTTCCGTATCTTGAAAGGGGGAGGACGACTGGCAATTATGGATATTGTCGTCACAGCGGAACTTCCTGAAAAGTTAAGGAAGAATATTGCCCTCTTTACAGGCTGCGTTGCTGGGGCAACACAGATGGATCATTTAAAGAAAATACTGGAAAGAGTCGGGTTTAGTAAAATAAAGATCAAATCAAGGGATGAGAGTAAGGAATTTATAAGGTATTGGGTACCTGGCAGTAAGATCGAGGACTACATCCTTTCGGCCTCTATAGAGGCTGTAAAACCTTAA